A genome region from Serinus canaria isolate serCan28SL12 chromosome 19, serCan2020, whole genome shotgun sequence includes the following:
- the TPST1 gene encoding protein-tyrosine sulfotransferase 1 isoform X1 — protein MVGKLKQNLLLACLVISSVTVFYLGQHAMECHHRMEERGQPPARGDGARATPGTAPAGSGSANRSLPYSKDMPLIFIGGVPRSGTTLMRAMLDAHPDIRCGEETRVIPRILAVKQMWARSSKEKIRLDEAGVTDEVLDSAMQAFLLEIIVKHGEPAPYLCNKDPFALKSLTYLARIFPNAKFLLMVRDGRASVHSMISRKVTIAGFDLNSYRDCLTKWNRAIETMYNQCMEVGFQRCMLVHYEQLVLHPERWMRTLLKFLHIPWNQAVLHHEEMIGKAGGVSLSKVERSTDQVIKPVNVEALSKWVGKIPADVLQDMPVIAPMLAKLGYDPYANPPNYGKPDQKVVENTRRVYKGEFQLPDFLKEVPQPKKTVERKSRGKIK, from the exons ATGGTGGGGAAGCTGAAGCAGAACCTGCTGCTGGCGTGCCTGGTGATCAGCTCGGTGACCGTGTTCTACCTGGGCCAGCACGCCATGGAGTGCCACCACCGCATGGAGGAGCGCGGGCAGCCCCCGGCGCGGGGGGACGGCGCCAGGGCCACGCCGGGGACAGcccctgctggcagtggcagtgccaaCAGGAGCCTGCCCTACAGCAAGGACATGCCCCTGATCTTCATCGGGGGCGTCCCCCGCAGCGGCACCACGCTGATGCGCGCCATGCTGGACGCGCACCCCGACATCCGCTGCGGGGAGGAGACCAGGGTGATCCCCAGGATCCTGGCTGTCAAACAGATGTGGGCCAGGTCCAGCAAGGAGAAAATCCGCCTGGACGAGGCCGGGGTGACGGATGAGGTGCTGGATTCGGCCATGCAGGCCTTCCTGCTGGAGATCATCGTCAAGCACGGCGAGCCCGCTCCCTACCTGTGTAACAAGGATCCCTTCGCTCTAAAATCCTTGACTTACCTGGCCAGGATCTTCCCCAACgccaaattcctgctgatggTGAGGGACGGCCGTGCCTCCGTGCACTCCATGATCTCCAGGAAGGTCACCATAGCTGGCTTTGACCTGAACAGCTACAGGGACTGCCTGACCAAGTGGAACCGGGCCATCGAGACCATGTACAACCAGTGCATGGAGGTGGGCTTCCAGAGGTGCATGCTGGTGCACTATGAACAGCTGGTGCTGCACCCCGAGAGGTGGATGAGGACTCTCCTCAAGTTCCTGCACATCCCCTGGaaccaggcagtgctgcacCACGAGGAGATGATTGGAAAAGCAGGGGGGGTTTCTCTTTCCAA ggTTGAAAGATCCACTGACCAAGTGATCAAGCCAGTGAATGTGGAAGCCCTGTCCAAGTGGGTGGGGAAGATCCCAGCTGATGTCCTGCAGGACATGCCGGTGATTGCCCCCATGCTGGCCAAACTGGGCTATGACCCCTATGCCAACCCCCCCAATTATGGGAAGCCAGATCAGAAAGTGGTGGAAAACACGAGGAGG gtCTATAAAGGTGAATTTCAGCTTCCTGACTTCCTCAAAGAAGTGCCACAG CCAAAGAAGACAGTAGAAAGGAAGTCTCGTGGCAAGATAAAATGA
- the KCTD7 gene encoding BTB/POZ domain-containing protein KCTD7 isoform X2 gives MVVVTGQNKVSATPDDAMSSSDAEDDFQEPATPTATQAAQALPLLPQQFPEVVPLNVGGMFFTTRLSTLRRYEDTMLAAMFSGRHYIPTDAEGRYFIDRDGTYFGDILNFLRSGELPPRERVRSVYKEAQYYSIGPLLDNLEDIQPLKGEKVRQAFLGLMPYYKDHLERIIEIAKLRAMQRKARFAKLKVCVFKEEMPITPYECPHFNSLRFERSESEAKLFEHHCEVDVSFGPWEAVADVYDLLHCIVTDLSARGITVDHQCIGVCDKHLINHYYCKRPIYEFKITWW, from the exons atGGTGGTAGTCACGGGGCAGAACAAAGTGAGTGCCACCCCGGATGATGCCATGTCGAGCTCGGATGCAGAGGATGATTTCCAAGAGCCGGCCACTCCCACCGCCACCCAGGCAGCACAAGCGCTacctctgctgccccagcag TTCCCAGAAGTTGTCCCACTGAATGTGGGGGGGATGTTCTTCACCACCAGACTGTCCACGCTGCGCAGGTACGAGGACACCATGCTGGCAGCCATGTTCAGTGGCAGGCACTACATCCCCACGGACGCCGAGGGCCGGTACTTCATCGACAGGGACGGCACCTACTTCGG AGACATACTAAACTTCCTACGATCTGGTGAGCTGCCCCCCCGAGAGCGAGTGAGGTCAGTGTACAAGGAAGCTCAGTATTATTCCATAGGACCCTTGCTAGACAATCTAGAGGATATCCAGCCtcttaaaggagaaaaagttaGACAAGCTTTCCTGGGCCTAATGCCATATTACAAAG ACCACCTGGAGCGGATCATCGAGATCGCCAAGCTGCGAGCCATGCAGAGGAAGGCCAGGTTTGCCAAGCTCAAGGTGTGCGTGTTCAAGGAGGAGATGCCCATCACCCCCTATGAGTGCCCCCACTTCAACTCCCTGCGCTTCGAGCGCAGCGAGAGCGAGGCCAAGCTCTTTGAGCACCACTGCGAGGTGGACGTGTCCTTCGGGCCCTGGGAGGCCGTGGCCGACGTCTACGACCTCCTGCACTGCATCGTCACCGACCTGTCGGCCCGTGGCATCACCGTGGACCACCAGTGCATCGGCGTCTGCGACAAGCACCTCATCAACCACTACTACTGCAAGCGCCCCATCTACGAGTTCAAGATCACCTGGTggtga
- the KCTD7 gene encoding BTB/POZ domain-containing protein KCTD7 isoform X1, whose translation MFQWHRSTATASYPAELLPRARGMVVVTGQNKVSATPDDAMSSSDAEDDFQEPATPTATQAAQALPLLPQQFPEVVPLNVGGMFFTTRLSTLRRYEDTMLAAMFSGRHYIPTDAEGRYFIDRDGTYFGDILNFLRSGELPPRERVRSVYKEAQYYSIGPLLDNLEDIQPLKGEKVRQAFLGLMPYYKDHLERIIEIAKLRAMQRKARFAKLKVCVFKEEMPITPYECPHFNSLRFERSESEAKLFEHHCEVDVSFGPWEAVADVYDLLHCIVTDLSARGITVDHQCIGVCDKHLINHYYCKRPIYEFKITWW comes from the exons ATGTTCCAATGGCACAGAAG CACTGCCACGGCCTCCtacccagcagagctgctccccagagccagagggatGGTGGTAGTCACGGGGCAGAACAAAGTGAGTGCCACCCCGGATGATGCCATGTCGAGCTCGGATGCAGAGGATGATTTCCAAGAGCCGGCCACTCCCACCGCCACCCAGGCAGCACAAGCGCTacctctgctgccccagcag TTCCCAGAAGTTGTCCCACTGAATGTGGGGGGGATGTTCTTCACCACCAGACTGTCCACGCTGCGCAGGTACGAGGACACCATGCTGGCAGCCATGTTCAGTGGCAGGCACTACATCCCCACGGACGCCGAGGGCCGGTACTTCATCGACAGGGACGGCACCTACTTCGG AGACATACTAAACTTCCTACGATCTGGTGAGCTGCCCCCCCGAGAGCGAGTGAGGTCAGTGTACAAGGAAGCTCAGTATTATTCCATAGGACCCTTGCTAGACAATCTAGAGGATATCCAGCCtcttaaaggagaaaaagttaGACAAGCTTTCCTGGGCCTAATGCCATATTACAAAG ACCACCTGGAGCGGATCATCGAGATCGCCAAGCTGCGAGCCATGCAGAGGAAGGCCAGGTTTGCCAAGCTCAAGGTGTGCGTGTTCAAGGAGGAGATGCCCATCACCCCCTATGAGTGCCCCCACTTCAACTCCCTGCGCTTCGAGCGCAGCGAGAGCGAGGCCAAGCTCTTTGAGCACCACTGCGAGGTGGACGTGTCCTTCGGGCCCTGGGAGGCCGTGGCCGACGTCTACGACCTCCTGCACTGCATCGTCACCGACCTGTCGGCCCGTGGCATCACCGTGGACCACCAGTGCATCGGCGTCTGCGACAAGCACCTCATCAACCACTACTACTGCAAGCGCCCCATCTACGAGTTCAAGATCACCTGGTggtga
- the TPST1 gene encoding protein-tyrosine sulfotransferase 1 isoform X2, whose amino-acid sequence MVGKLKQNLLLACLVISSVTVFYLGQHAMECHHRMEERGQPPARGDGARATPGTAPAGSGSANRSLPYSKDMPLIFIGGVPRSGTTLMRAMLDAHPDIRCGEETRVIPRILAVKQMWARSSKEKIRLDEAGVTDEVLDSAMQAFLLEIIVKHGEPAPYLCNKDPFALKSLTYLARIFPNAKFLLMVRDGRASVHSMISRKVTIAGFDLNSYRDCLTKWNRAIETMYNQCMEVGFQRCMLVHYEQLVLHPERWMRTLLKFLHIPWNQAVLHHEEMIGKAGGVSLSKVERSTDQVIKPVNVEALSKWVGKIPADVLQDMPVIAPMLAKLGYDPYANPPNYGKPDQKVVENTRRVYKGEFQLPDFLKEVPQTEPME is encoded by the exons ATGGTGGGGAAGCTGAAGCAGAACCTGCTGCTGGCGTGCCTGGTGATCAGCTCGGTGACCGTGTTCTACCTGGGCCAGCACGCCATGGAGTGCCACCACCGCATGGAGGAGCGCGGGCAGCCCCCGGCGCGGGGGGACGGCGCCAGGGCCACGCCGGGGACAGcccctgctggcagtggcagtgccaaCAGGAGCCTGCCCTACAGCAAGGACATGCCCCTGATCTTCATCGGGGGCGTCCCCCGCAGCGGCACCACGCTGATGCGCGCCATGCTGGACGCGCACCCCGACATCCGCTGCGGGGAGGAGACCAGGGTGATCCCCAGGATCCTGGCTGTCAAACAGATGTGGGCCAGGTCCAGCAAGGAGAAAATCCGCCTGGACGAGGCCGGGGTGACGGATGAGGTGCTGGATTCGGCCATGCAGGCCTTCCTGCTGGAGATCATCGTCAAGCACGGCGAGCCCGCTCCCTACCTGTGTAACAAGGATCCCTTCGCTCTAAAATCCTTGACTTACCTGGCCAGGATCTTCCCCAACgccaaattcctgctgatggTGAGGGACGGCCGTGCCTCCGTGCACTCCATGATCTCCAGGAAGGTCACCATAGCTGGCTTTGACCTGAACAGCTACAGGGACTGCCTGACCAAGTGGAACCGGGCCATCGAGACCATGTACAACCAGTGCATGGAGGTGGGCTTCCAGAGGTGCATGCTGGTGCACTATGAACAGCTGGTGCTGCACCCCGAGAGGTGGATGAGGACTCTCCTCAAGTTCCTGCACATCCCCTGGaaccaggcagtgctgcacCACGAGGAGATGATTGGAAAAGCAGGGGGGGTTTCTCTTTCCAA ggTTGAAAGATCCACTGACCAAGTGATCAAGCCAGTGAATGTGGAAGCCCTGTCCAAGTGGGTGGGGAAGATCCCAGCTGATGTCCTGCAGGACATGCCGGTGATTGCCCCCATGCTGGCCAAACTGGGCTATGACCCCTATGCCAACCCCCCCAATTATGGGAAGCCAGATCAGAAAGTGGTGGAAAACACGAGGAGG gtCTATAAAGGTGAATTTCAGCTTCCTGACTTCCTCAAAGAAGTGCCACAG ACTGAACCTATGGAATAG